The Skermanella rosea sequence CCGACGCGCCCGGCCAGGAAGCGGCCGACCGCGCGCGCGCCGGCCTCGCGCAGGCGGGCGGCGCGCTCCTTGCGCAGGCCGCCGTCGACCTGCGGCATCTTCGCGGCCGGCGTGCCGGGGCGGGGGGAGTAGGGGAAGATGTGCAGCCAGGTCAGGCCGCAGTCGTCCACGGCGCGCAGCGTGTTCTCGAACATCTCGTCGGTCTCGGTCGGGAAACCGGCGATCAGGTCGGCGCCGAACACCATGTCCGGACGCAGGTCGCGGGCCCGGCGGCAGAACTCGATCGCGTCGCCGCGCAGGTGGCGACGCTTCATCCGCTTCAGCACCATGTCGTCGCCGGCCTGGAGGCTGACATGGAGGTGCGGCATCAGGCGCGGCTCCTCCGCGATCAGGCGCCACAGGTCGTCGTCGATCTCCACCGGGTCGAGCGAGGATAGGCGCAGGCGCTTCAGGTCCGGCACCTGGGCCAGCAGCCGGCGGATCATCTGGCCGAGCGTCGGGCCGCCGGGCAGGTCGGGGCCGTAGGAGGTGATGTCCACCCCGGTCAGGACCACCTCGTTGTAGCCGGACTGGACGAGCAGCCGGACCTGCCGGACCACCTCGCCGATCGGGACGGAGCGCGAATTGCCCCGGCCGTAGGGGATGATGCAGAAGGTACAGCGATGATCGCAGCCGTTCTGGACCTGGACGAAGGCGCGCGCCCGGCCTTCCAGCCCGCCGATCAGGTGGCCGGCGGTCTCGGTCACCGACATGATGTCGTTGACCAACACCCGCTCGGTCGGGGCGGCGAGGCCGAAGCTTTCCGGCCTCAGCTTCTCCTCGTTGCCGAGCACCTGGTCCACCTCGGGCATCGCCGCGTACTTGGCCGGGTCGATCTGGGCGGCGCAGCCGGTCACGATGATGCGGGCGCCGGGCCGCTCGCGCCGCATCTTGCGAATCGCCTGGCGGGCCTGGCGCTCGGCCTCGGAGGTGACGGCGCAGGTGTTGAAGATGACCGTGTCGGTCATGCCGGCGGCCGAGGCGTTCTCGCGCATCACCTCGGACTCGTAGGTGTTCAGCCGGCAGCCGAACGTGACGATATCGGCGCTCATGCTTCCACCGGATCCAGGGCCACCAGATCCGGCGCCAGGTGGCCGGTGAAGCTGAGGGTGACGGGACCGGTCATCAGGACGTGACCGTCCTCCCGCCATTCGATGACCAGGCTGCCGCCGTCGAGCATCACTTCGGCGCGCCGCTCCGTCAGGCCGCGGCGGACGGCGGCGACCTGCACGGCGCACGCGCCCGAGCCGCAGGCCCGGGTGATGCCGGCGCTCCGTTCCCAGACCCGCATGCGGATCCGGGTCGGGGAGAGGACCTGGGCGAACTCGATATTGGCCTTCCGGGGAAAGGCGGGGTGGTGTTCCAGCCGGGGGCCGACGCTTTCGAGCGGCACCGCCGCGACGTCGTCCACGAAGAACACCGCGTGCGGGTTGCCCATGCTCACCGCGACCGGTCCGGCGTAGCCGCCCTCGGAAACATCGAGCCTCAAGGTGTCGGCGGGACCGGCCAGGGGAATGTCGCTCCAGTCGAGCCGAGCCGGACCCATATCCACGGTGACCATGCCGTCCTCGGCGATCGTGGAGGGCAGGAGCCCCGCGATCGTCTCGACCACCGCGCTGGACTGCCCCGTTTCCCGCATCAGGAGATGAGCGACGCAGCGCGTCGCGTTGCCGCAGGCTCCGGCCTCGCTGCCGTCGGGATTGCGGATGCGCATGAAGGCGGTGGCGCCGGGCGTCCGCGGCGGCTCGATCACGATGAACTGGTCGCAGCCCACGCCCGTGCGCCGGTCCGCGATGGCGCGGGCCTGCGCTTCGTTCAGGGACAAGTCGGTGCCGCGGGCGTCGATGACGACGAAGTCGTTGCCGAGCCCGTGCATTTTCAGGAACGGGATGGTCATGGTGCGCCGTTATATGGCGATCGCGGCTCCCAAGTCCATGGCCGCAGACCTGACCGGCTTTGACGGCGGGGCGCGGCGCCCCGGCCGGCTCACCCCGCGCGGACCTTGTGCATGAAGGTGCCGACCTCGCGGTTGAGGGATTCCGACTGTTTGGACAGCTGGCCCGCCTCGGACAGGACTTGGCTGGCGGCGCGGCTGGCCTCGTGGGCGGCTTCGGAGACGCCGGCGATGTTCGCCGAGACCTCCTGGGTGCCGCGGGCGGCCTGCTCGACGTTGCGGGCGATCTCGTCGGTCGCGGCGCGCTGCTGCTCCACCGCCGAGGCGATGGCGGTGGAGGCGTCGCTGACCGCGGCGATGGTCGCCGCGATGTCCTGGATGGCCGCGACCGCCTGTCCCGTGGCGCCCTGGACCGAGGAGATCTGGCTGGCGATCTCCTCCGTCGCCTTGGCGGTCTGGTTGGCGAGGTTCTTGACCTCGGACGCGACGATGGCGAATCCCTTGCCGGCCTCTCCGGCCCGGGCCGCCTCGATCGTGGCGTTCAGCGCCAGCAGGTTGGTCTGGCTGGCGATGTCGTTGATCAGGCTGACCACCTCGCCGATCTTGTGGGCGGCGTCGGACAGGCCCGCGACGATGGAGTTGGTGCGCTCGGCCTTGGTCACGGCCTCGCGGGTGGTGCCGGTCGCCTGGGCGACCTGCCGGCCGATCTCGGCGATGGAGGAGGAAAGCTCCTCCGCCGCGGAGGCGACGGTCTGGACGTTGCCCGACGCCTCCTCGGCGGCGGCGGCCGCCGCGGCGGACTGGCGGGTCGCCTGCTCCGCGCAGGCGGACATGGAGCTGGCCGTCGCGGTCATCTCCGTCGCGGCGGAGGCGACGTGCTCGACCACCGCTTCCACGTGGGACTCGAAATCGTCGGCGAGCGCCATGATCTGGCGCTTGCGCTCCGCCTCCGCGGCTGCCTTGGCGGACTCCTGCTCGGCGCGCAGCCGCTCGACGGCCAGACCGTTCTCCTTGAAGAATTCCACGGACTTGGCCATCCGGCCGATCTCGTTGGTGCGGTCCGCGTAGGGGACGGCTACGCCGTAATCCTGCCGGGCCAGCCGTTCCATGGTGTCGCGGAGGCGTCCGATCTGTCCGCTGACGTTGCGGGTGATCGCCAGCGCGATGGCGACGCCGACGGCCACCATGACGGCGAGCGCCCCGAGAATCAGCGTCCAGGCCTCGTTCCCGGTCGTCTCCGCGGCGGCGGCGGCGGCGGCGGCGCGCGTGCGCGCGGCCTCGGTCAGGCTCTCCATCCGCTCGCCGATCAGCCTGACCTGCTCGGCGCCGATGGTGCGGGTGATCTCGGAAGCTTCGGCGCGATTGCCGGCCTTCATGGCGGCGATCAGGCGCGCCCGGATCGGCTGCCAGTCCCGAACCGATTTCAGCGCGGCTTCCACGTCGGTCCGGTCGCCGAGGTAGCGTTCCTGGACCATGGCCATCGCCGCGAAGACGCGTTTTTCCTGGAGGTCCACCGCCGCGACGGCGGTGTCGATCGCGGCCGAGTCGGGAGCCAGCGCCACGTCCTTCATGGAGCGGTGCATGGCGATGATGCCTGCGTTCGCCTCCAGCGCCGCGGTCGAGACCGCGAACGAGTTGTGATAGAGGCGCGTCGTGAGGCCGGTGACGGTCTCGAGCTGGTTCAAGGCGAGCAGGCCGAGCAGACACGCCAGCGCCAGGACCGCCGAGAAGCCTGCCAAAAGGCGGGTCAGAAGGCTGCTGTTGCTGAGTGTCATGGTCTTTCCCCGGTTATCGGCCTTATAGGCGGCTTGGTTCGAATTGAGGAGCGTGCCGCCCTCCTTACCGGATTGCGATGATCCACATCAAAAGTAGTAGTTGACCCAAGCGCCGTTACGTCGGCTAGCGCCTGGAAATATCCCGCAGGATCAGGTCGTTATAGAACGCGACGAGTTCGTAGCAGACGGATACGGCAGCGGCGCCACTGTCGTAAAAGGCGTTGGCATTGCTCCCGCCGCACGGATGGAACCGGACGTGCAGGTCGCGCGGCAGCTTGAACCCGGTCCCGATATCGCGGGCGACGGCTTCGATGAGGCCCGACTCGTGCAACAGGGATGCGACATAGTCCTGGCCGGCCGCCGGCGGCTCGAAATCGAGCGTCACGGCGCTTCGCCTGTCGGCACGGGTCTCCGCGGGAAGCAGGTGCGGGGCCAGCAGGCGGCTCCAGCTGGCGCGGGCCTGCTGGTAGTCCCCGGCGCACGAGGTGCGCCGGTCGGAGGGCAGGTTGACGCTGTCGGCCAGTTCGGCGAAGCCTGCGGGATCGCTGCCGTACATCAGGCAGACGACGGAATAGAACCGCTGCATGTCGAGCGAATGCTCGCCCCACCAGGACGGCTCGGCATTGCCGGCCTCCTGCTGCCAGAGATTGCCGAGGTACCAGCCGTCGGCCGCGGCGACGATCAGCTCGTCCATCACCGGGTCCGGCTCGTCCGGGATCATCATGATGCTGGCGAGGTTGTCGGCGGCGTCCTCCTCGTGGCCCAGGACGGGAAGGCCGAGCAGGTCGATCAGGGCATGGCCCAGTTCGTGATACAGGATGAAGAGGGTGTTGCCGAGGATGAACAGGTCGGCTTCCCGGCGCTCCTCCGCCGTGACCTGGCGGGCGGTGGCGGGGAAGGCGAGGGACAGGATGACGGCGATACACGCTACCAGGCGGCGGAAGCCGCCCCGCACCCCCATCATGTCCGGACCTCCCCAGGGGATGGATTCCCCATACTCCACCCGGAAGTATTGCTTGGAGGCCCGGTCTTACTCAAGCATTCTCAGCGCATCGACAAGATCACCAGCATCGCGGCGCCCACCGCGATGCGGTACCAGCCGAAGGGCGTGAAGCCGTAGCGGCTGACGAAGGCGACGAGGCTCCTGACCACGAGAAGCCCGGCCAGGAACGCGGCGATGAATCCGATCGCGATCACCAGCGAACCGTCGGAGGTCAGGGTACTGTAGTTCTTGTAGGTGTCGTAGACCACCGCGCCCGCCATCGTCGGGATCGCGAGGAAGAACGAGAACTCGGCCGCCGTCCTGCGCTCGACGCCCATCAGCAACGACCCCAGGATCGTGGCGCCGGACCGCGAGACGCCCGGGATCATGGCCAGGGTCTGGACGAAGCCGATGCCGAGCGCCAGCTTCGGCGAGAACGCCTCGACTTCGAAATGGCGCGGCTCGGGCAGGTTCCGTTCGATCACGAGGATCGCGATGCCGCCGACGATCAGCGCCACGGAAACCACGTAGGGCGAGAACAGCACGCTCTTGATGAAGCCGTGGGCGAACACGCCGATCACGACGGCCGGCAGGAACGCCAGCAATATGGCGACCACGAAGCGGCGCGACGCGGCGCTGGTCGGCAGCGTCACCGCGATGTGCCAGAGGCGCTGGAAATAGACGACGCAGACCGCGAGGATCGCGCCGAGCTGTATCACCACCTCGAACAGGCGTCCGGGCGGACCCTGGAATCCCAGCAGGTCGCCGATCAGGATCAGGTGCCCGGTGGAGGAGACGGGTATGAATTCGGTCAAGCCTTCGACCACGCCCATCACCAGGGCGCTTATCAGGGTACTGTCGTCCATGGTCTTCACAGATCCGTGTCAGGCCGGCCGGAAAATGCCGGCGTGACCGCGCACCTCCGGGGGGAGGGGCGTCACGCGCGGCGGAATACCAGCTTCTTGGAGGCGGTGAAATTGAAAAAGAGCCCCGACAGGGATCCGGCCGCCACGGCAAGGGCGGGGTGGGCGGTGAAGGGATCGCCCGATGCGACCAGCGCCGCGTAGACCGCGTAGTTCACGGCACCGCCCAGGGCGTTGACCGCGACGAAGCGGGCCCACTGGTGGTGGATCTTGCCGGCATGGGCGCCCGTGAAGGTGAAGGCGCGGTTGAGCGCCCACGTGGTCGTCGCCGCCGCCAGGTACGAGACCACCCGCGACGCATAGAGGCCGAGGCCGCTGATATCCAGGCACAGGTACAGGACCGCGATGTCGACCAGCAGTCCGACCACCCCGACGATGCCGAAGCGGATGAATTCCGCCCGGAACAGCCTTCGGATCATCGCCTGTCCTTCGAGTCGCGCGCCGGGTCGCGGACGCCGGGGGCGGGGATCCTGAGATACTGCATGCGCTTGATCTCGCGCCGGCCGCGGGTCACCGTCTCCAGGATGAGGCCGCAGGTCAGGCTGAGGAACCCCAGCAGCATCAGCCCGGTGGATAGGACCGCCGTCGGCAGGCGCGGCACCAGGCCGGTCTGCATGTAGGTGGCGACCACCGGCCAGGCGAGCACGATCGACAGGAACGCCAGCACGCCGGCGATCGCGCTGAAGAACTGGAGCGGGCGCTCCTCCTTCACCAGCACCATGATCAGCTTCAGGATGCGGAAGCCGTCGTAATATGTCCGCAGCTTGCTGGCGGAACCCGGCGGACGGTCCTTGTAGGGGGTAGTCACGTCGGACATGGGCATGCGCAGTTCAAGCGCGTGGACCGTCAGTTCCGTCTCGATCTCGAAGCCGCCGCTGAGGGCCGGGAAGCTCTTGACGAAACGGCGCGAGAACACCCGGTAGCCCGACAGCATGTCGGCGACCCGGTTGCCGAAGATCTTCGCGACGATGCCGGTCAGCATCATGTTGCCGAAACGGTGCCCGGGACGGTAGGCGGCGGCGATGTCGGTCACCCGCGCGCCGTTGACCATGTCGAGCTGCTGGTCGACCAGCTTGGCGACCAGGGCCGGAGCGCTGGGCGCATGGTAGGTGTCGTCACCGTCGACCAGGACATACACGTCGGCCTCGATGTCGGCGAACATCCGCCGAACCACGTTGCCCTTGCCCTGGAGGGGTTCGGTACGGACGATGGCGCCCGCTTCGCGCGCCAGCTCGACCGTGCGGTCCTTGGAATTGTTGTCGTAGACATAGATGGCGGCGCCCGGCAGCGCTGCCCGGAAATCGCGGACCACGGAGGCGATCGACGCCTCCTCGTTGTAACAGGGGATCAAGACGGCGATCTCCAGGCCCGTCAGGCCGGGTAAGGCCGCCTCGAGCGAGCCGCTGTCCGGAACGGCGACGGCGACGGGGGAGCGCTTGGCTGCCGTGCTGAGATCTTGGCTGGCGTCGGAGAACTGGTCTATCAATTGTCACCTGATGACGAAGTAATTCACTGTCGATCCACCGTCGGCCGCCGGACCGCGCAGAAACTGTGCGGTTCGCCCAGGTTGTTGTGGATCACCTGGCAACTTTCCCAATCGAGCGTCAATCCGTAGAACGCCGCGGCGTCCGCCGCAATATCGGTATCCGGGACCGTCGCGATCATAAAGTAATCTCCGCGATGGTCCATCACTCTACGCCGAAGCACTTCAGAATACCCGTTGTCGGTCGAATCGGGCTGGACGAAATTGCTCTGCAACCTCACGAAGGGGATCTGCGGCGGGAACGAGGGGATCAGGTGGCCGACCGGCTGGTATCCGCCGATCAGCACCATGGTCCGGTCCGGGTCGGGGATCGCGGGCATGTCGAATTCCACCACGTTGCTTGTCCAGGCCGACCGCCCCCAGGTCCCCCAGACCGTCGTCGCCTGGAGGACGGCCAGCACCGAGGCCGTCACGGCGACATGCACGTTGCGGGCCAGCGGAAGCGCCCCGAGCGCCAGGACGATGCAGAGGGGGGCCAGCATCTCGAGCGGGACCGCGTAACGGTAGATGCAGAACATCCAGGCCCAGGCCGCGTAGGAAAGCGCCGCCACCGTCAGCAGCCAGCGGGCGACGCCGGGGCGGGAGATGGCATGGGACGCGCCGGAGCGCCGGGACGCCGGGGCGGCCAGGACGCCTGCCAGTGCCGCTACCGGAAGCAGGACGTAGAGCGTCAGGATCCGGTGGTCGCGGAAGTCGATCTCGCCCGCGACCTGCGGATCGGCGCTGATCCTGAACGGGAGCGTCAGCCTTTCCCAGGCGGATTTCGGCTGGTAGGCCAGGTCCTTGTAGTCGCTGATGGCGCCCAGCGGCGATTTGAAGAGGTTATTGTAGTAGGGGTGCAGGGGATTGCCGTGGGTCTCCCACAGGAACCACATCCAGTGCCCGGATAGCATCGCCACCGCCGCGACGATGCCCAGGCCACAGGCGACCGACAGCAGCAGCCGGCGGCCCGGGGCGGCGGGAGCAGCCAGGAAGCCGAAACAGACGCCGATGCAGTAGATGACCGAGGGCTGCTTGAGCCCCATGGCGGAGCCGACCAGCAGACCGGACACGAAGGCGAGTCCAAGGGCCGCCCGCCGGGGACCGGCGAACAGGCGGTCCTGCGTCCCCGCGATCAGCGCCAAGGCCCCCAGGAAGCCCAGGCCGACGGTGTTGTCATGGAAGGTGGTGCCGAGCTGCGCCACGCTCCCGCCGCCCAGCACGCCGACCAGCGCGATGGCGCCGGCGGCCCAGACCTTGCGCACGGGATCGTCGATCAGGAGAACGGCACGGGCGAGGGCGAACAGCAGGACGAAGTTGAGGCTCTGGACGAAGGCCAGCACGCCGTAGGCGACCGGGGCGGGCACCGCGTTGCCGAGCAGGAAAAAGGGGATGTCGAGCGTCGGGTTATAGAAGCTGGGCGTCTGGGCCGGCACGACGTCGAAGAAGAAGCGCCCGTTGAGGAAGCTGTAGGGATTGTACCAGTGATAGTTCCGCAGGTCCCAGTTGGCGTCCTGACCCAAGGCGACATTGAGCAGGACGAGGCCGAAAGGGACGGCGCACGCCAGCACCAGGGCCGTCAGCCTTGCCGTCCGGTCCCCCGCGGAACGGGCCGGCGTGATCGGGATCGAAAGCGCCAAGGGAACCGGCATGGGATGGTTGGGCCCTGACGGGCGATGGCGTCTAGTTACCCGCCGGTCGCCGCGCGATCAAGGCTTGGCGGCCGGAGAGACCGCTTTCCGCCGGAGCTCAGCCGGGATCGATATCCGGAAAGACGTCGGCGAGCTTCCTGGCGTCCATCAGGCGGTCCATGTAGGTGTCGAGTTGATCCATGGTCGCCGAGGCGATCAGGTCATCGACCTCTGCCGGCAGGTCGCCGAACCGGCGCCTGAGCTGCCGAGACAGCATGTCCGCTCTGCCCTCGGCCCTGCCTTCGGCCCGCAGTTCGCGCTCCCAGATCTTGATCCGTTCCGACAGCATGTCCTGAACCTCCCCTAGTCCCGACGGGACCGCCACCGGCCCGTCCCCGCCAACCAGCGCCGCCACGGCCTGGGCCACCACCTCGCCGAAGGCCAGCTTCAGCGAGTCGTGGTCGGCATGCCTCCGGAACCAGCCGATCACCTCGCCGACCAGTCCGGGCAGCTCGGCGGGCCGGGTGCAGGTCTCGATCCGGAAGAGCAGCGCCACCAGCCCGTCCTTCCGGGCGAGGTCCTCGGCGCCGAGCCTGCCCTCGTCGATGAGATGATAGCGGATGCCCGGCTGCCAAGGCCAGAGCGCCGCGTTGGGGGCCAAGCCCATCAGGCCGGCGGCGTCGAGCGGCGCGTTCCACGGGGCCTCGCCGTTGTAGAGCACCACCGGCAGCACCGGCGGCAGGGGCGAGCCGGGCGGCAGCTTCAGCTCCCGGATGAGATGCTGCCACAGCAGGCCGACATAGACCATGACCCGGATCGCCATCCACCAGTCGGAGCGCGACTGGAACTCCAGCATCAGGTAGATGTGGACGACCTCGCCGGACAGGGTCGGCACGCGCCAGATCAGGTCGCCCTCCCGCCGGCGGCCGTCGCGGGCGTGGAACTTGGCGTTGACCCGTTCCATGCGGGTGAAGTCCAGCCCGGCGGCGACGTCCTCCGGCACGAAGCCGCGGATCAGCTGCTCGACCATCAGCGGGTGCGCGAAGAGGCGGTGGTACAGGCTGTCTGAGGCAGGCATCGGGGCGGGTATCCCGTGGGATGGAACAGCCCCTCTCTGCATGCGCCCGCAACCTTGCGCAAGCGGGCGACGCGGCCCGCGACCCTATGCCCCGGGGAGCAGGAAGCGACTCACACCCGCCCGACGGCGCGCCAGCCGATGTCGCGGCGGCAGAAGCCTTCCGGCCAACTGATCCTATCCACCGCCTCGTAGGCCAGGCCCTGGGCTTCGCGCACCGTCGGGGCGATGGCCGTGACGCCCAGCACCCGGCCGCCGTCGGCCAGGACGTGGCCGTCTTCGGACAGGACCGTGCCGGCGTGGAAGACGGTGACGTCGGGCAGGGCGCCGGCCTCGTCCAGCCCGTGGATCTCGGTCCGGCGGACATAGTCGCCGGGATAGCCCTTGGCGGCCATGACGACGCACAGGGCCGTGTCGTCGTACCAGCGGAGCTGGAAATTCCTGAGGACGCCGTCGCGGGACGCGATCAGGGCCGGCAGCACGTCCGACATCATCCGCTTCATCAGCACCTGGGTTTCCGGGTCGCCGAAACGGGTGTTGTATTCCAGCAGCTTCGGGGCCGGTCCCTGGGGCGAGTCCACGATCATCAGGCCGGCATAGAGCACGCCCTTGAACGGCCTGCCCTCTGCCGCCATGCCGCGCACCGTCGGCTCGATGATCTCCCGCATGACGCGCGCCTCAAGCGCCGGAGTCATCACCGGCGCCGGGGAATAGGCGCCCATGCCGCCGGTATTGGGGCCGGTGTCGCCGTCGAACGCGGCCTTGTGGTCCTGGGCCGAGACCAGGGGCAGGGCGGTGGAACCGTCGACCAGGGCGAAGAAGCTGGCCTCCTCGCCCGCCAGGAACTCCTCGATCACCAGTTCGGCGCCGGCATCGCCGAACCGCGACTCGACCATCGCCTCGTCGATCGCGGCCATGGCCTCCTCGACGGTGCGGGCGATCGTCACGCCCTTGCCGGCCGCCAGCCCGTCGGCCTTGACGACGATGGGCGCGCCGCGCCCGCGGACGAAGGCGCGGGCCGATTCGGCGTCGGTGAAGCGGCCGTAGGCGGCGGTCGGGATGCCGTACTTGGCGCAGAGATCCTTCATGAAGCCCTTGGAGCCCTCGAGCGCCGCGGCCGCCGCGGTCGGGCCGAACGCCTTGATGCCCGCGGCCTCCAGCCGGTCCACCAGGCCCAGCACCAGCGGCTGCTCCGGCCCGACGACGACGAAATCGACGGCGTTCCCCGTGGCGAAGCGCACCAGGCCGTCGAGGTCGTCGGCCTTGATCGCGACGCATTCGGCCTCGCGCGCGATGCCTGCGTTGCCGGGCGCGCAGTAGAGCTTGTCGCAGAGGGGGGACGCCGCGATCGCCCAACAGAGCGCGTGCTCGCGTCCACCCGAGCCGACCACCAGTACCTTCATGAGCCTCTTGTCCTCTACGACGTCCTTTTGAAGCCCTGTTTCCAGGGCGTGGGCCTTACAGTCTTGTTGCGAAGGCGAAGGCTTGTATCATGCCGACGCCATGACACAAGACCAACCCCTAATGGATCGCGACCCGGTCCCCAGCCGCCCCGGCTCGAACCTTGCCGAGTTCACCGTGACAGAATTGTCGCGGGCGCTGAAGCGCACGGTCGAGGAGTCCTTCGGGTATGTGCGCGTCCGGGGCGAGGTTTCCCAGCCCAAGCGGCACGGCTCCGGCCACGTTTACCTGCGCCTGAAGGACGAGACCTCGGTCATCGAGTCGGTCTGCTGGCGCGGGACCGCCGCCAAGCTGGCCGTCCGTCCCGAGGAGGGGATGGAGGTCATCTGCACCGGCCGCCTGACGACATATCCCGGCCGGTCGCAGTACCAGCTGGTGATCGAGACGATGGAACTGGCCGGCGAGGGCGCGCTGCTCAAGCTGCTGGAGGAGCGCAAGCGCCGGCTGGCCGCGGAGGGGCTGTTCGACCCGTCGCGCAAGCGGCCGCTGCCGTTCCTGCCCGGGGTGATCGGGGTCGTCACCTCGCCGACCGGAGCGGTGATCCGGGACATCCTGCACCGGCTCGCCGATCGGTTCCCGCGCCACGTGCTGCTGTGGCCGGTCGCCGTGCAGGGGGAAGGGGCCGCGGGGCAGGTCGCCGCCGCGATCAGGGGGTTCAACGGCATCGCGCCCGGCGGGCCGGTGCCGCGGCCCGACCTGATCATCGTGGCGCGCGGCGGTGGGTCGCTCGAAGATCTGATGGCCTTCAACGAGGAGATCGTGGTGCGTGCCGCGGCCGACAGCGCGATCCCGCTGATTTCCGCCGTCGGGCACGAGACCGACACCACGCTGATCGACTTCGCGTCGGACCGCCGTGCGCCGACGCCGACCGCCGCGGCGGAAATGGCGGTGCCCGTCCGGGCGGAGCTGATCGCCCTGGTGCTCGAGTTCCAGCGCCGGCTGCATGGCGGCACCGGGCGGATGATCCTGGAGCGGCGCAACCTGGTCGAGGGGCTGGCGCGCGGCCTGGGCGATCCGCAGGCGCTGCTGGAAGGCTGCGTCCAGCGGCTGGACGACCGCTGGGAACGGCTCGGCATCGCGGTCGCCGGCACGATCGAGCGCCGGCGGACGCGGGTCGCCGAATTGGGCGCCAAGCTGCGCCACCCGCGCGAGGTGATGACGGCGGCGCGCGGGCGGCTGCAATCGGAGGCGCGCGCGCTGGGCGCGGGCCTGCGCCATGTCGTCGCGGCGGAGGAAAGCCGGTTCGGCCGGATCGCCTCGCGGCTGACGCTGCTGCCGGTCCGCATCCGCGTCGGGGACGGCGACAGGAGGCTTGCCGAGCTGGGCGAGAGGATGGATGCCGGCTATGCGCGGCTGGTCGCCGAGCGGATGAGCCGCCTGAAGGCGGGAGCGGCCCTGCTGGAGAGCTATTCCTATCGCGGCATCCTGGGGCGCGGCTTCGCCCTGGTGACCGACGACGCCGAGCAGCGGGTCACCTCCGCGGGCGACGCGAAGGCCGGCATGCCGGTGACGCTGGAATTCCATGACGGCAAGGTCGATGCCGTCGTCGGCGGCGGCGGGCTGGCGCGCAGGGCGGAAACGCCGAAGCAGCCGCGCAAGACGGAAGCGAAAGCCAAGCAGGGGTTGCTGTTCTGAACCTTGCCCGGCTCAGTCCGGCCAGCGCCGGTGGAGCCAAAGCCACTGCTCGGGCCGGGCGCGGACCCACTCCTCCACCACGGCATTGATCCTGGCCATCATGGCGCGGATGTCGGCGTCGCGGTTGCCGGACTTAGGCACGTCCATCGGCGGGAAGACGGTCAGCCGGAACCTGGCGCCGCCCAGCCGCTCGGTCAGGACCGGGACGATCGGACAGTCGAACCGCAGGGCGAGCTGGGCGATCGCCGGCGCGGTCATGGCGTCTCGCCCGAAGAACGGGACCGGAATGCCGTCGTTCATCTTCTGGTCGATCATCATGCAGACGCTGCCGCCGTCCCGCAGGGTCGCCATGATCTCGCGAGCACCGGTGCGGCCCTTGGCGACGAAGCGGCTGCCGGTGACTGCGCGGACATGGTCGATGAGGCGGCCTACCGCCGGGTTGTTGGGGCGGCGGTAGACGGCCGTGATTGGCAGGCCGTTGCGGGTCGCCCCCATGGTGTTGAGTTCCCAATTGGCGAGGTGGGCGGAAAAGAACAGCGTGGGAGTCCTGGCCTTCGCCATTCGCAGGACGCTGTCCGCACCGATCATCTCGGTACGGCGCCAGACCTCGTCGAGATGGGGATACTCGGCCATCACCCGGCCCAGATTGTCCCACATGCCGCGCAGGATCTCCTTCCGCCGCTCCGGCGTGGCGTCAGGCAAGGCGCGGTCGATGTTGCGCAGGGCCTTGCGCGACGTACCCAGGCGTGGGCCGACCGTACGGCCGATCCAGCCGCCCAGCCCCGAGGCGGCGTCGAGCGGCAGGACCGCGAAGATGCCATAGATGAAATACAGGAGGGCCGCTTCGAGCGGGTATCCCAGGTAGCGCCGGCGCAGGCGGGCGAAATTGGTTCTAGTGGCCATCGGGATTCGCGGACGGGATCGGGGAGGAGACGTAGCGGGACAGCAGCCGGCCGGCCGCCGACGGG is a genomic window containing:
- a CDS encoding DUF4344 domain-containing metallopeptidase, encoding MMGVRGGFRRLVACIAVILSLAFPATARQVTAEERREADLFILGNTLFILYHELGHALIDLLGLPVLGHEEDAADNLASIMMIPDEPDPVMDELIVAAADGWYLGNLWQQEAGNAEPSWWGEHSLDMQRFYSVVCLMYGSDPAGFAELADSVNLPSDRRTSCAGDYQQARASWSRLLAPHLLPAETRADRRSAVTLDFEPPAAGQDYVASLLHESGLIEAVARDIGTGFKLPRDLHVRFHPCGGSNANAFYDSGAAAVSVCYELVAFYNDLILRDISRR
- a CDS encoding methyl-accepting chemotaxis protein, with protein sequence MTLSNSSLLTRLLAGFSAVLALACLLGLLALNQLETVTGLTTRLYHNSFAVSTAALEANAGIIAMHRSMKDVALAPDSAAIDTAVAAVDLQEKRVFAAMAMVQERYLGDRTDVEAALKSVRDWQPIRARLIAAMKAGNRAEASEITRTIGAEQVRLIGERMESLTEAARTRAAAAAAAAETTGNEAWTLILGALAVMVAVGVAIALAITRNVSGQIGRLRDTMERLARQDYGVAVPYADRTNEIGRMAKSVEFFKENGLAVERLRAEQESAKAAAEAERKRQIMALADDFESHVEAVVEHVASAATEMTATASSMSACAEQATRQSAAAAAAAEEASGNVQTVASAAEELSSSIAEIGRQVAQATGTTREAVTKAERTNSIVAGLSDAAHKIGEVVSLINDIASQTNLLALNATIEAARAGEAGKGFAIVASEVKNLANQTAKATEEIASQISSVQGATGQAVAAIQDIAATIAAVSDASTAIASAVEQQRAATDEIARNVEQAARGTQEVSANIAGVSEAAHEASRAASQVLSEAGQLSKQSESLNREVGTFMHKVRAG
- the mtaB gene encoding tRNA (N(6)-L-threonylcarbamoyladenosine(37)-C(2))-methylthiotransferase MtaB, whose protein sequence is MSADIVTFGCRLNTYESEVMRENASAAGMTDTVIFNTCAVTSEAERQARQAIRKMRRERPGARIIVTGCAAQIDPAKYAAMPEVDQVLGNEEKLRPESFGLAAPTERVLVNDIMSVTETAGHLIGGLEGRARAFVQVQNGCDHRCTFCIIPYGRGNSRSVPIGEVVRQVRLLVQSGYNEVVLTGVDITSYGPDLPGGPTLGQMIRRLLAQVPDLKRLRLSSLDPVEIDDDLWRLIAEEPRLMPHLHVSLQAGDDMVLKRMKRRHLRGDAIEFCRRARDLRPDMVFGADLIAGFPTETDEMFENTLRAVDDCGLTWLHIFPYSPRPGTPAAKMPQVDGGLRKERAARLREAGARAVGRFLAGRVGTHAAVLAEKETIGRTEQFAEVRLDQPVEPGAIVRAAIVGVDGEHLVGRIERSTSC
- a CDS encoding undecaprenyl-diphosphate phosphatase; this translates as MDDSTLISALVMGVVEGLTEFIPVSSTGHLILIGDLLGFQGPPGRLFEVVIQLGAILAVCVVYFQRLWHIAVTLPTSAASRRFVVAILLAFLPAVVIGVFAHGFIKSVLFSPYVVSVALIVGGIAILVIERNLPEPRHFEVEAFSPKLALGIGFVQTLAMIPGVSRSGATILGSLLMGVERRTAAEFSFFLAIPTMAGAVVYDTYKNYSTLTSDGSLVIAIGFIAAFLAGLLVVRSLVAFVSRYGFTPFGWYRIAVGAAMLVILSMR
- the dapF gene encoding diaminopimelate epimerase, yielding MTIPFLKMHGLGNDFVVIDARGTDLSLNEAQARAIADRRTGVGCDQFIVIEPPRTPGATAFMRIRNPDGSEAGACGNATRCVAHLLMRETGQSSAVVETIAGLLPSTIAEDGMVTVDMGPARLDWSDIPLAGPADTLRLDVSEGGYAGPVAVSMGNPHAVFFVDDVAAVPLESVGPRLEHHPAFPRKANIEFAQVLSPTRIRMRVWERSAGITRACGSGACAVQVAAVRRGLTERRAEVMLDGGSLVIEWREDGHVLMTGPVTLSFTGHLAPDLVALDPVEA